Proteins encoded by one window of Ignavibacteria bacterium:
- a CDS encoding aminotransferase class I/II-fold pyridoxal phosphate-dependent enzyme — protein sequence IHGAVSMPIFQSSTFEYAGEKTYDDVRYIRLNNTPNHIVLHKKLAALENAESALVTASGMAAISTALLSVLQCGDHLLVQNCLYGGTHTFITRDFSSYGISFDFINEGDGNEWKKKLRSNTKAIYVEAISNPLMQVFNLQDVVRFAQEHQLVSLIDNTFATPVNFRPAELGFDLSLHSCTKYMNGHTDIVAGAVIGKKELIQTITHRLNHLGGSLDPHAAFLLHRGLKTLALRVRFQNESALRVAQFLEQHPKISNVNYPGLVSNAQHLRAKDLFDGFGGMLSFELRGNVSDAEHFIKNVTLPIVAPSLGGVETLITRPVTTSHAGMSKEERDKLGITDTLIRISIGIEATEDLLEDFENALKFV from the coding sequence AATACACGGCGCAGTTTCAATGCCGATATTTCAATCGTCAACGTTTGAATATGCTGGCGAAAAAACTTACGATGATGTGCGCTATATACGACTGAATAACACACCGAATCATATTGTGTTGCACAAAAAATTAGCCGCGCTCGAAAATGCGGAATCCGCGCTTGTTACTGCCAGCGGAATGGCGGCGATTTCTACTGCGTTGCTTTCTGTTTTGCAATGCGGCGACCATCTGCTTGTGCAAAATTGCTTGTACGGAGGAACGCATACTTTTATCACGCGCGATTTTTCTTCGTATGGAATATCGTTCGATTTCATCAACGAAGGCGATGGAAATGAATGGAAAAAGAAATTGCGTTCAAACACAAAAGCAATTTATGTGGAAGCAATTTCAAATCCGTTGATGCAGGTTTTCAACTTGCAGGACGTTGTACGTTTTGCACAAGAACATCAACTTGTTTCGCTCATAGATAATACCTTCGCAACTCCCGTCAATTTTCGTCCTGCAGAATTAGGATTTGATTTGTCGTTGCATAGTTGCACAAAATATATGAACGGACACACGGATATTGTTGCAGGAGCCGTAATAGGAAAGAAAGAACTTATTCAAACAATTACTCATCGCCTCAATCATCTTGGCGGCTCGCTGGATCCACACGCTGCATTTCTTTTACATCGCGGATTGAAAACTCTTGCGCTTCGTGTTCGTTTTCAAAATGAAAGCGCGTTACGCGTGGCGCAATTTCTTGAACAGCATCCAAAAATTTCAAACGTAAATTATCCGGGACTCGTTTCAAACGCACAACATTTGCGGGCAAAAGATTTATTCGACGGTTTCGGTGGAATGTTGAGTTTCGAACTCCGCGGAAATGTGAGCGACGCAGAACATTTCATAAAGAATGTTACTCTCCCGATAGTTGCACCAAGTCTCGGCGGTGTTGAAACGTTAATCACACGTCCCGTTACTACATCGCACGCTGGAATGTCAAAAGAAGAACGTGACAAACTTGGAATTACCGACACGTTGATTCGCATTTCCATCGGGATCGAAGCAACGGAAGATTTGCTCGAAGATTTTGAAAACGCATTGAAATTCGTGTAA